A region from the Variovorax paradoxus genome encodes:
- a CDS encoding efflux transporter outer membrane subunit, with protein sequence MTESLAARALRRTPIVAAVLLMAALAGCADMAGIGSEARLRDASSLGIAADSSAAAVPSVERQWWLAFGDAQLNTLIDQAVAGNPNLQVARARLVRAQASADIAESALKPKVNGELDLKRQKFNSNYIYPEPLGGSTQNIGLLQLGASWELDFFGKNRSALDTAIGAANAAAADADAARVLLASNVARSYFQWARLNEQLGVAQRTLAQRDETLKLVRDRVSAGLDTRLELRQSEGGLPEARQQIEALNEQIALQQHALDALVGQPNVSQSLKPPMLEAVKPMALEANIPADLLGRRADIAAARWRVEAATSDVKNAKTLFYPNVNLTAFAGFQSLGFGKLLKSGSEQWGVGPAISLPIFEGGKLRANLRGKSADLDVAIESYNAAVIDAVRDASDQVASAQSITRQQAEQRAAQTAAEGAYDIAVQRYRAGLGNYLNVLTAETAVLAQRRLAVDLAARALDTQVGLARALGGGWQPPATATATAPASSALN encoded by the coding sequence ATGACTGAATCCCTTGCCGCGCGCGCATTGCGCCGCACCCCCATTGTTGCCGCCGTGCTGCTGATGGCTGCACTGGCCGGCTGTGCCGACATGGCCGGCATCGGCTCAGAGGCCAGGCTGCGCGATGCCTCGTCGCTCGGCATTGCCGCGGACAGCAGCGCTGCCGCCGTGCCGAGCGTCGAGCGCCAATGGTGGCTGGCCTTTGGCGACGCGCAACTCAACACGTTGATCGACCAGGCCGTGGCCGGCAACCCGAACCTGCAGGTCGCGCGTGCGCGGCTCGTGCGCGCGCAGGCTTCCGCGGACATCGCCGAGTCGGCCCTGAAGCCCAAGGTCAATGGCGAGCTCGACCTGAAACGCCAGAAGTTCAACAGCAACTACATCTATCCCGAGCCGCTCGGCGGCTCCACGCAGAACATCGGCCTGCTGCAGCTTGGCGCGAGCTGGGAGCTCGACTTCTTCGGCAAGAACCGCAGCGCGCTCGATACCGCCATTGGCGCGGCCAACGCTGCCGCGGCCGATGCCGATGCCGCGCGCGTGCTGCTGGCCAGCAATGTGGCGCGCAGCTACTTCCAGTGGGCGCGGCTGAATGAGCAGCTCGGCGTGGCCCAGCGCACGCTGGCGCAGCGCGACGAAACGCTCAAGCTGGTGCGCGACCGGGTGTCCGCTGGCCTCGACACCCGGCTGGAGCTGCGGCAGAGCGAAGGCGGCCTGCCTGAAGCGCGCCAGCAGATCGAAGCACTCAACGAACAGATCGCGCTGCAGCAGCACGCGCTCGACGCGCTCGTGGGCCAGCCCAATGTGTCGCAATCGCTCAAGCCGCCGATGCTGGAGGCCGTGAAGCCGATGGCGCTTGAGGCCAACATTCCGGCCGACCTGCTGGGCCGCCGCGCCGACATCGCCGCCGCGCGCTGGCGCGTCGAGGCCGCCACCAGCGACGTGAAAAACGCCAAAACGCTTTTCTATCCGAACGTGAACCTCACGGCCTTCGCGGGCTTTCAGAGCCTGGGTTTCGGCAAGCTGCTCAAGTCGGGCAGCGAGCAGTGGGGCGTGGGCCCTGCCATCAGCCTGCCGATCTTCGAAGGCGGCAAGCTGCGCGCCAACCTGCGCGGCAAGTCGGCGGACCTCGACGTGGCCATCGAAAGCTACAACGCTGCCGTCATCGATGCCGTGCGCGATGCGTCCGACCAGGTCGCGAGCGCCCAGTCGATCACGCGGCAGCAGGCCGAGCAGCGCGCCGCGCAGACCGCCGCCGAAGGGGCCTACGACATCGCCGTGCAGCGCTACCGCGCGGGCCTGGGCAACTACCTCAACGTGCTGACTGCCGAAACCGCCGTGCTCGCGCAGCGCCGGCTGGCGGTCGACCTTGCCGCGCGCGCACTCGACACGCAGGTGGGCCTGGCGCGCGCGCTCGGCGGCGGCTGGCAGCCGCCGGCAACCGCCACCGCCACGGCGCCCGCTTCATCGGCACTGAACTGA
- a CDS encoding efflux RND transporter periplasmic adaptor subunit, with protein MSDNNTPTPAAPAAFAATEAPAGNGKRRRALIALAAVVIVAGGGWGLYEWLVASHYEDTDNAYVQGNVIQITPQIGGTVMAINADDTDFVKAGQPLVQLDPADAKVALEQAEAALAQAVRQVRTLYANNGSLAAQVTLRQADIVKAQSDIAKAQDDLQRRRALSGNGAVSKEELNHAETALDNAKSQLAAAQAGVVAAREALASNQSLTEGTSVAQHPSVQAAAAKVREAYLATQRVAMPAPVDGYVAKRTVQLGQRVAAGTPMMSIVPLNQLWVDANFKEVQLRNIRIDQPVKLRADVYGKKVEYTGKVAGLGVGTGSAFALLPAQNATGNWIKVVQRVPVRIALDAEQLKANPLRIGLSMDAQIDISQKTGKMLADAPRATAISQTQVYSKLDHGADAEVDRIVAANLGRGAPAAAAAPAAGRPATPAAAGTAAQVASQSHPG; from the coding sequence ATGAGCGACAACAACACTCCGACGCCCGCTGCACCGGCAGCCTTCGCCGCAACCGAAGCACCCGCCGGCAACGGCAAGCGCCGCCGCGCACTGATCGCGCTGGCGGCCGTGGTGATCGTGGCCGGCGGCGGCTGGGGCCTCTACGAATGGCTGGTGGCCAGCCACTATGAGGACACCGACAACGCCTATGTGCAGGGCAACGTGATCCAGATCACGCCGCAGATCGGCGGCACCGTCATGGCCATCAACGCCGACGACACCGACTTCGTGAAGGCCGGCCAGCCGCTGGTGCAGCTGGACCCCGCCGATGCGAAGGTGGCGCTCGAGCAGGCCGAGGCCGCGCTCGCCCAGGCCGTGCGCCAGGTGCGCACGCTCTATGCCAACAACGGTTCGCTGGCCGCGCAGGTCACGCTGCGCCAGGCCGACATCGTCAAGGCGCAGAGCGATATCGCCAAGGCGCAGGACGACCTGCAGCGCCGCCGCGCGCTCTCGGGCAATGGCGCGGTCTCGAAGGAAGAGCTCAACCACGCCGAGACGGCACTCGACAATGCCAAGAGCCAGCTCGCGGCGGCGCAGGCCGGCGTGGTGGCCGCGCGCGAAGCACTGGCCAGCAACCAGTCGCTGACCGAAGGCACCAGCGTGGCCCAGCACCCGAGCGTGCAGGCCGCCGCCGCCAAGGTGCGCGAGGCCTACCTGGCCACGCAGCGCGTCGCCATGCCGGCGCCGGTCGACGGCTATGTCGCTAAGCGCACGGTGCAGCTCGGCCAGCGCGTGGCAGCCGGCACGCCGATGATGTCGATCGTGCCGCTGAACCAGCTGTGGGTCGACGCCAACTTCAAGGAAGTGCAGCTGCGCAACATCCGCATCGACCAGCCCGTGAAGCTCAGGGCCGACGTCTACGGCAAGAAGGTGGAATACACCGGCAAGGTCGCGGGCCTGGGCGTGGGCACCGGCAGCGCCTTTGCGCTGCTGCCGGCGCAGAACGCCACCGGCAACTGGATCAAGGTGGTGCAGCGCGTGCCCGTGCGCATTGCGCTCGATGCCGAGCAGCTCAAGGCCAACCCGCTGCGCATCGGCCTCTCGATGGACGCCCAGATCGACATCTCGCAGAAGACCGGCAAGATGCTGGCCGACGCGCCGCGCGCCACCGCCATTTCGCAGACGCAGGTCTACAGCAAGCTCGACCACGGCGCCGATGCAGAGGTCGACCGCATCGTGGCCGCGAATCTCGGCCGCGGCGCGCCTGCGGCTGCCGCCGCGCCGGCCGCGGGCCGCCCCGCCACGCCGGCCGCCGCCGGCACCGCGGCACAGGTTGCTTCGCAGTCCCATCCCGGCTGA
- a CDS encoding MarR family winged helix-turn-helix transcriptional regulator has translation MSDADTPQVPTASGDAERRPADFYRAETYQAEESIGYLMRRILGAVAQAVETRMCEPGGPTFPQWLPLYKLHVGAATTVAELARACELDAGAMTRLLDRLEAKGLCRRVRSLEDRRVVNIELTEEGRAAAQEVPYVLSRVQNEHLAGFSKEEWEQLKGYLRRILDNAQALAARGDKND, from the coding sequence ATGAGCGATGCAGATACCCCGCAAGTCCCGACGGCCTCCGGCGATGCCGAGCGCCGGCCGGCGGACTTCTACCGTGCCGAGACCTACCAGGCCGAGGAAAGCATCGGGTATTTGATGCGCCGCATCCTGGGTGCGGTGGCCCAGGCGGTAGAAACCCGCATGTGCGAGCCCGGCGGTCCGACCTTTCCTCAATGGCTGCCGCTGTACAAGCTGCACGTCGGCGCAGCCACCACGGTGGCCGAACTCGCCCGTGCCTGCGAGCTCGACGCCGGTGCCATGACGCGCCTGCTCGACCGCCTCGAAGCCAAGGGCCTGTGCCGCCGCGTGCGCTCGCTCGAAGACCGCCGCGTGGTCAACATCGAGCTCACCGAAGAAGGCCGTGCCGCCGCCCAGGAAGTGCCGTACGTGCTGAGCCGCGTGCAGAACGAGCACCTGGCGGGTTTCAGCAAGGAAGAGTGGGAGCAACTCAAGGGCTACCTGCGCCGCATCCTCGACAACGCACAAGCCCTTGCGGCCCGTGGAGATAAAAATGACTGA
- a CDS encoding AGE family epimerase/isomerase, which translates to MPNFRSPEFLTGHIRQTLAFYEPVCRDPSGGFFHFFKDDGTVYDRRTRHLVSSTRFVFNHAMAYRRFGDPKHLDGARHGLAFVQHAHVQPGGGYAWQIDWHDGRATVQDGTQHCYGLAFVLLAHAHALMAGIEEARVGLEDTWQLMERRFWEPQHALYADEATTDWHVGAYRGQNANMHACEAMLAAFEATQDARYLDRALALAESVTGRQAALAGGLVWEHYREDWSVDWDYNRGDKSNIFRPWGFQTGHLTEWAKLLLQLERALVAAGREAGWAVPRARHFFDTAMLRGWDAGNGGLVYGFGPDGAVCDGDKYFWVQAESLAAAALLAVHTGDAAYWNWYDRLWAYSWEHFVDHRHGAWYRILTPDNRKISDEKSPAGKTDYHTMGACYDVLRALGD; encoded by the coding sequence ATGCCGAACTTCCGCTCGCCCGAATTCCTGACCGGCCACATCCGGCAGACGCTGGCCTTCTATGAGCCGGTCTGCCGCGATCCGTCCGGCGGCTTCTTCCACTTCTTCAAGGACGACGGCACGGTGTACGACCGGCGCACGCGGCACCTCGTCAGCAGCACGCGCTTCGTCTTCAACCATGCGATGGCGTATCGGCGCTTCGGCGATCCGAAGCACCTCGACGGTGCGCGCCACGGCCTGGCTTTCGTGCAGCACGCGCATGTGCAGCCGGGCGGCGGCTACGCATGGCAGATCGACTGGCACGACGGCCGCGCCACCGTGCAGGACGGTACGCAGCATTGCTACGGCCTGGCCTTCGTGCTGCTCGCGCATGCGCATGCGCTCATGGCCGGCATCGAGGAGGCGCGCGTGGGGCTCGAAGACACCTGGCAATTGATGGAACGGCGTTTCTGGGAGCCGCAGCATGCGCTCTATGCCGACGAAGCCACCACCGATTGGCATGTGGGTGCTTATCGGGGCCAGAACGCCAACATGCATGCCTGCGAGGCGATGCTTGCCGCCTTCGAGGCCACGCAGGACGCGCGCTACCTCGATCGCGCGCTCGCGCTTGCAGAGTCGGTCACCGGGCGGCAGGCCGCGCTGGCCGGCGGGCTGGTCTGGGAGCACTACCGCGAGGACTGGTCGGTCGACTGGGACTACAACCGCGGCGACAAGAGCAACATCTTCCGGCCCTGGGGCTTCCAGACCGGCCATCTCACCGAATGGGCCAAGCTGCTGCTGCAGCTGGAGCGAGCGCTCGTCGCCGCGGGCCGCGAAGCAGGCTGGGCCGTGCCGCGCGCCAGGCACTTCTTCGACACCGCCATGCTTCGAGGCTGGGACGCCGGCAACGGCGGCCTCGTCTATGGATTCGGCCCCGACGGCGCGGTGTGCGATGGCGACAAGTACTTCTGGGTGCAGGCCGAGAGTTTGGCCGCCGCGGCCCTGCTGGCGGTGCACACCGGCGATGCCGCCTACTGGAACTGGTACGACCGCCTCTGGGCCTACAGCTGGGAGCACTTCGTCGACCACCGCCATGGCGCGTGGTACCGCATCCTCACGCCTGACAACCGCAAGATCAGCGACGAAAAGAGCCCGGCCGGCAAGACCGACTATCACACCATGGGCGCGTGCTACGACGTCTTGCGGGCACTCGGCGATTGA
- a CDS encoding DHA2 family efflux MFS transporter permease subunit: MATAAPAYVAHPPLEGAARVWGTVALSAATFMNVLDSSIANVSLPAISGDLGVSTTQGTWVITSFAVANAIAVPLTGFMTQRFGQVRLFMASVILFMIASLLCGLAPNMTTLILFRALQGFVAGPMIPLSQTLLLSSYPRAKAGLAMAMWSMTTLVAPVMGPLLGGWITDNISWPWIFYINIPVGIVAAAITWTLYRKRESSTHKVPIDAIGLALLVLWVGSMQLMLDKGKELDWFHSPEIITMAVIAVVGFAFFLIWELTDKHPVVDLSLFKRRNFWSGAVATAVAYGLFFGNVVLLPLWLQQWMGYTATQAGMIMAPVGLLAIFFSPVVGLTVAKIDPRRYATFSFLVFALVLWMRSNFNTQADFVTIIIPTVIQGIAMAFFFIPLVTITLSGLTPDRIPAASGLSNFLRITAGAMGTSITTTLWENRAALHHSQLAESVTQGNNAATSAMSGLASSGLSTEQVLGQINRIVDQQSFMLATNDIFYASAILFLLLIPLVWLAKPQRGGAGGDAAAGAH; encoded by the coding sequence ATGGCCACTGCTGCTCCCGCTTACGTTGCGCATCCGCCGCTCGAGGGCGCCGCCCGCGTCTGGGGCACTGTTGCGCTGTCGGCCGCCACCTTCATGAACGTGCTCGACTCGTCGATCGCGAACGTGTCGCTGCCGGCCATTTCAGGCGACCTGGGCGTGAGCACCACGCAAGGCACCTGGGTCATCACCAGCTTCGCGGTGGCCAACGCCATCGCGGTGCCGCTCACGGGCTTCATGACACAGCGCTTCGGACAGGTGCGGCTCTTCATGGCCAGCGTGATCCTGTTCATGATCGCCTCGCTGCTGTGCGGCCTGGCGCCGAACATGACCACGCTCATCCTGTTCCGCGCGCTGCAGGGCTTCGTCGCGGGGCCGATGATTCCGCTGTCGCAGACGCTCTTGCTGTCGAGCTATCCGCGCGCCAAGGCGGGCCTCGCGATGGCGATGTGGTCGATGACCACGCTGGTCGCGCCGGTGATGGGGCCGCTCCTGGGCGGCTGGATCACCGACAACATCTCGTGGCCGTGGATCTTCTACATCAACATCCCGGTCGGCATCGTGGCCGCCGCGATCACCTGGACGCTCTACCGCAAGCGCGAGAGCAGCACGCACAAGGTGCCGATCGACGCCATCGGCCTGGCGCTTCTGGTGCTGTGGGTCGGCTCGATGCAGCTCATGCTCGACAAGGGCAAGGAACTCGACTGGTTCCACTCGCCCGAGATCATCACGATGGCGGTGATCGCCGTGGTCGGCTTCGCGTTCTTCCTGATCTGGGAGCTGACCGACAAGCATCCGGTGGTCGACCTGTCGCTCTTCAAGCGCCGCAACTTCTGGTCGGGTGCCGTGGCCACGGCCGTGGCCTACGGCCTGTTCTTCGGCAACGTGGTGCTGCTGCCGCTGTGGCTGCAGCAGTGGATGGGCTACACCGCCACGCAGGCGGGCATGATCATGGCGCCGGTGGGGCTGCTGGCGATCTTCTTCTCGCCGGTGGTCGGGCTCACGGTGGCCAAGATCGACCCCAGGCGCTACGCCACGTTCTCGTTCCTGGTGTTCGCGCTGGTGCTGTGGATGCGCTCGAACTTCAACACGCAGGCCGACTTCGTGACGATCATCATCCCGACGGTCATCCAGGGCATTGCGATGGCGTTCTTCTTCATTCCCCTCGTGACCATCACGCTCTCGGGCCTCACGCCCGACCGCATACCGGCCGCGTCGGGGCTGTCGAACTTCCTGCGCATCACCGCGGGCGCCATGGGTACGTCGATCACCACCACGCTGTGGGAGAACCGCGCGGCGCTGCACCACTCGCAGCTCGCCGAATCGGTGACCCAGGGCAACAACGCGGCGACCAGCGCGATGTCAGGGCTGGCAAGCAGCGGCTTGAGCACCGAGCAGGTGCTGGGGCAGATCAACCGCATCGTCGACCAGCAGTCCTTCATGCTGGCCACCAACGACATCTTCTATGCGTCGGCGATCCTGTTCCTGCTGCTGATTCCGCTGGTGTGGCTGGCCAAGCCGCAGCGCGGTGGTGCGGGCGGCGACGCGGCAGCCGGGGCACACTAA
- a CDS encoding ABC transporter ATP-binding protein, whose product MSDVILETRQLTKEFKGFTAVSKVDLSVVRGSIHALIGPNGAGKTTCFNLLTKFLEPTSGTILFNGQDITGERPAQIARRGIIRSFQISAVFPHLTLLENVRLGLQRALGTSYHFWKSEKTLKPLDARARELLAEVGLAHEADELTVNLPYGHKRALEIATTLAMDPELMLLDEPTQGMGHEDVARVAELIKRVSAGRTILMVEHNMSVVSTIADTITVLQRGAVLAEGPYAEVSKNPQVMEAYMGTTDGQLQGAH is encoded by the coding sequence ATGAGCGACGTCATCCTCGAAACACGCCAGCTCACCAAGGAATTCAAGGGGTTCACTGCGGTCAGCAAGGTCGATCTCTCGGTGGTGCGCGGCTCGATCCATGCGCTGATCGGCCCGAACGGTGCCGGCAAGACCACCTGCTTCAACCTGCTCACCAAGTTCCTCGAGCCCACCAGCGGCACGATCCTGTTCAACGGACAGGACATCACGGGCGAGCGGCCGGCGCAGATCGCGCGGCGCGGCATCATCCGCTCGTTCCAGATCTCGGCGGTGTTTCCGCACCTCACGCTGCTGGAGAACGTGCGCCTCGGGCTGCAGCGCGCGCTCGGCACCTCGTACCATTTCTGGAAGAGCGAGAAGACGCTCAAGCCGCTCGATGCGCGCGCCCGCGAACTGCTCGCCGAGGTCGGCCTGGCGCACGAGGCCGACGAACTCACGGTGAACCTGCCCTACGGCCACAAGCGCGCGCTCGAGATCGCCACCACGCTCGCGATGGACCCCGAGCTGATGCTGCTCGACGAACCCACGCAGGGCATGGGACATGAAGACGTGGCCCGCGTGGCCGAGCTCATCAAGCGCGTGTCGGCCGGACGCACCATCCTGATGGTCGAGCACAACATGAGCGTGGTCTCGACCATTGCCGACACCATCACGGTATTGCAGCGCGGCGCCGTGCTGGCCGAAGGGCCGTACGCCGAAGTCTCGAAGAATCCGCAGGTGATGGAGGCCTACATGGGCACCACGGACGGCCAACTGCAAGGGGCCCATTGA